A stretch of Anoplopoma fimbria isolate UVic2021 breed Golden Eagle Sablefish chromosome 4, Afim_UVic_2022, whole genome shotgun sequence DNA encodes these proteins:
- the gcna gene encoding germ cell nuclear acidic protein, protein MNDDTRKLFERVAAKMGWAEEGGLDTAERKLISSIGKPRHTAMSGHRSVYHSASPVQLPLSDSEDSPEKENQYSKSNHYRNTPLIESSDDDFDQFLVGKATPKAKPTPLKQCSVAKKDSSNVVVVSSDDDNGFETFLQRVKTPNVKPKKISESGSEDGLKNFIVDDFSSDDDFIKTKSSVKVPKKSNTPAAHHPLRRPLSQCVSPVFVSDSDDDDNVVVKSTWRTRHLKPTPKANKNNALRCDEEDSSPTLPFPSIHSPFSFLPPKTLTSLASPKRTLSAPTKLDESDSSEEEFTSLLERLKNKNKFTSTTFSPKVTHVPPVRPASKSFGETPLKTPGKSTILKPTVSQTEPRHGPTARVALCKTPGCFLQSLSNPGSSYGRNFKQNKEELTSRLYQLYNTSVFDSKLPLDMSVTWNKKMRKTAGYCITGQERCGGNRYARIELSEKVCDSADRLRDTLIHEMCHAATWLINGVRDGHGNFWKLYARKSTLAHPELPMVTRCHSYDIKYKFQYQCTRCQNTIGRHSKSLDTQKFVCALCKGQLVLLTSAKQRAPTPFANFVKDNYGTVRQELSGQSHGDVMRKLSADFASKTKLSQS, encoded by the exons ATGAATGATGATACTAGAAAACTATTTGAAAGAGTTGCTGCAAAGATGGGGTGGGCTGAGGAGGGAGGACTGGACACTGCAGAGAGGAAG CTGATCAGCTCGATTGGCAAACCTCGCCATACTGCCATGAGCGGGCATCGATCTGTGTATCACTCAGCCTCTCCAGTCCAGCTTCCACTCTCTGATAGTGAAGATAGTCCAGAGAAGGAGAACCAGTACTCCAAGAGCAACCATTACAGAAACACGCCCCTGATTGAgtccagtgatgatgactttgacCAAT TTCTTGTGGGAAAGGCCACACCCAAAGCTAAACCTACCCCACTGAAACAGTGTAGTGTTGCAAAGAAAGACAG ttcaaaTGTTGTTGTGGTGAGCTCGGACGATGACAACGGTTTCGAGACAT TTCTGCAACGAGTGAAAACCCCTAATGTCAAGCCTAAGAAAATATCAGAGAGTGGGAGTGAAGATGG cCTCAAAAACTTCATAGTGGATGACTTCTCATCAGATGATGACTTTATTAAGACAAAATCCTCAGTTAAAG TGCCTAAGAAGAGCAATACTCCAGCAGCCCATCATCCACTGAGGAGACCACTGTCTCAGTGTGTCTCCCCAGTGTTTGTTAGTGACAGTGATGACGATGATAACGTCGTGGTCAAGAGCACTTGGAGGACCCGCCATTTAAAACCCACGCCAAAGGCTAACAAGAATAATGCTCTGCGGTGTGATGAAGAGGACAGTTCGCCAACACTCCCTTTCCCTTCCATCcattctcctttttcttttctgcccCCCAAAACTCTAACATCCCTGGCCTCTCCGAAACGCACTCTATCTGCACCCACTAAGCTGGATGAATCGGACAGTTCTGAGGAGGAGTTCACATCCCTACTGGAgagactgaaaaataaaaacaagttcacTAGCACAACATTCTCACCAAAGGTCACCCATG TTCCTCCTGTAAGACCAGCCTCTAAATCGTTTGGTGAAACACCCCTAAAGACACCTGGAAAATCCACCATCTTGAAGcccacagtcagtcagacagagcCCAGACACGGCCCCACCGCCAG GGTCGCACTGTGTAAGACCCCCGGGTGCTTCTTGCAGTCATTATCCAACCCTGGTTCCAGCTATGGCCGCAATTTTAAGCAGAACAAGGAAGAACTCACCAGTAGACTTTACCAGCTGTACAATACCAGTGTGTTTGACAGTAAG CTCCCCCTTGATATGTCAGTGACTTGGAATAAGAAGATGAGGAAAACCGCCGGATACTGCATCACGGGTCAGGAGCGATGTGGAGGGAACCGCTATGCCCGCATTGAACTGTCGGAGAAAGTCTGTGATTCCGCAG ATCGTCTGAGGGACACACTGATTCATGAGATGTGTCATGCTGCAACCTGGTTGATTAATGGTGTAAGGGACGGGCACGGAAACTTCTGGAAGCTGTATGCTCGCAAGTCCACTCTGGCCCATCCTGAGCTGCCCATGGTCACTCGCTGCCACAGTTATGACATCAAGTACAAATTCCAGTACCAGTGCACCCGCTGCCAGAATAC GATCGGGCGTCATTCCAAGTCGTTGGACACGCAGAAGTTCGTGTGTGCCCTCTGCAAAGGGCAACTTGTCCTACTGACGTCTGCCAAGCAGCGTGCTCCCACACCTTTCGCCAACTTTGTCAAAGACAATTATGGGACTGTACGACAGGAGCTATCAGGACAAAGCCACGGGGACGTGATGCGTAAACTTAGTGCAGACTTTGCCTCCAAGACTAAACTAAGTCAAAGCTGA
- the nsdhl gene encoding sterol-4-alpha-carboxylate 3-dehydrogenase, decarboxylating produces MATRVRPSNKRCAVIGGSGFLGRHLVEKLLDRGYSVSVFDIRQSYELPGVTFHQGDLCDTQALLPAMKDVSLVFHCASPAPSSDDRQLFERVNIQGTRTLIQACIEAGVQKLVLTSSASVVFEGTDVKNGREDLPYARKPIDYYTETKIEQEKLVLEACDKEKGFLTVAIRPHGIFGPRDPQLVPILVDTARRGKMKFIIGDGTNLVDFTFVENVVHGHILAAERLRPDSPICGKPYHITNDEPVRFWDFMSEVLVGLGYAAPRYHLPYTLVYGLALLLWLLALILRPLVSFKPTFTPMRVALAGTHHYYSCERAKQDLGYKPVVSLKDGIARTVQSYPHLRQGA; encoded by the exons ATGGCAACGCGCGTTCGCCCG AGCAACAAACGGTGTGCAGTCATCGGGGGGTCTGGCTTCCTGGGCAGACACTTGGTGGAGAAGCTGCTGGATCGAGGctactctgtctctgtgtttgacATCCGCCAGAGCTACGAGCTGCCCGGTGTCACCTTCCACCAGGGAGACCTCTGcgacacacag GCTCTGCTGCCAGCTATGAAGGACGTGTCCCTGGTCTTCCACTGTGCCTCCCCAGCCCCTTCCAGCGATGACCGCCAGCTATTTGAGAGGGTCAACATTCAGGGCACACGCACACTCATTCAGGCCTGCATCGAGGCTGGAGTACAG aaaCTGGTCCTGACAAGCAGTGCCAGTGTGGTGTTTGAAGGGACGGACGTTAAAAATGGGAGAGAGGATCTACCATACGCCAGGAAGCCCATCGACTATTACACAGAGACCAAAATTGAGCAAGAAAAG CTGGTCCTTGAGGCTTGTGACAAGGAGAAAGGTTTCCTCACAGTTGCCATCCGGCCTCATGGCATCTTTGGCCCTCGGGACCCACAGCTGGTTCCTATTCTAGTGGACACGGCTCGCAGGGGGAAGATGAAGTTCATCATTGG tgacGGGACCAATCTGGTGGACTTCACCTTTGTGGAGAATGTAGTCCATGGCCACATCCTGGCTGCTGAACGCCTGAGGCCGGACTCGCCCATATGTGGAAAA CCATACCACATCACCAACGACGAGCCTGTTAGATTCTGGGACTTCATGTCTGAGGTGTTAGTGGGTCTGGGATACGCTGCTCCCCGCTACCACCTCCCCTACACTCTTGTGTATGGCCTGGCCTTGCTCCTCTGGCTACTGGCCCTGATCCTGCGCCCTCTAGTGTCCTTTAAACCAACCTTTACACCAATGAGAGTGGCTCTGGCTGGAACCCATCACTACTACAGCTGTGAACGTGCCAAGCAGGACCTGGGCTACAAACCGGTGGTCAGTCTGAAGGACGGCATAGCACGCACAGTGCAGAGCTACCCTCACCTCAGACAAGGAGCATGA
- the cetn2 gene encoding uncharacterized protein cetn2 gives MIGEGNILPNRSAASFCQSNKQQLMATSAKRPSLQGPVPPPRKKTTPKPELTEEQKQEIREAFELFDTDGSGYIDVKELKVAMRALGFEPKKEEIKKMIGDVDKDGTGKISFADFLSVMTQKMAEKDSKEEILKAFRLFDDDETGKISFKNLKRVAKELGENLTDEELQEMIDEADRDGDGEVNQQEFLRIMKKTCLY, from the exons ATGATAGGAGAGGGAAACATATTGCCTAATAGATCTGCAGCTTCCTTTTGTCAATCCAATAAACAGCAGCTGATG GCAACCAGTGCCAAGAGACCATCCCTGCAGGGTCCTGTGCCCCCTCCTCGCAAGAAGACGACCCCCAAACCAGAGCTGACCGAGGAGCAGAAGCAGGAGATCAGGGAGGCCTTCGAGCTGTTTGACACCGATGGATCCGGATACATCGATGTCAAGGAGCTCAAG GTTGCAATGAGAGCGCTGGGGTTCGAACCAAAGAAAGAGGAGATCAAGAAGATGATTGGTGACGTGGATAAGGATGGCACGGGGAAAATCTCTTTTGCTGACTTCCTCTCTGTCATGACACAGAAAATG GCCGAGAAGGATTCCAAAGAGGAGATCCTGAAAGCTTTCCGCCTGTTTGATGACGACGAGACGGGCAAAATCTCATTCAAGAATCTGAAGAGAGTTGCCAAAGAGCTGGGAGAGAACCTCacagatgaagagctgcag GAAATGATAGATGAAGCAGAcagggatggagatggagaagtGAACCAGCAGGAGTTCCTGCGCATTATGAAGAAAACCTGCCTGTATTAA
- the LOC129090535 gene encoding olfactory receptor 4K13-like, with product MDISCNVTSLETQTRINSTIYHLVKMVSMCVSCTLNTVLSVPLLLVMTRSPSLLRHTRFLLLTHLLLCENLQQLLWTIKAVLLGSREGIPVTQCLIFCAAIEACSLVDLFLSTALAVDRFVAIKWPLHYEFLMCPQRKRATVAAIWTLSAVLSSVALGIGLNSVQVNFTVPRCRPLFLSPCLSGTSALVLYCTVGSAVVLPLCFLTIVGCFGLLCWDMRAGPLCTKRACVTLTLQVAQTVLFSIPVVMDSYLIPGYLHSDTLDIATTIIYNLGVSLIPLVYGYRSRELQQRIRQAAHLNNVNHQNES from the exons ATGGATATCTCCTGCAATGTGACCTCACTAGAGACTCAGACACGGATAAACTCCACCATCTACCACCTGGTTAAGATggtcagcatgtgtgtgagctGCACCTTGAACACCGTACTCAGTGTTCCTCTCCTCCTGGTCATGACTCGCTCCCCGTCCCTCCTCAGACACACTCGCTTCCTGCTCCTCACACACCTCCTCTTGTGTGAAAACCTCCAG CAGCTCCTCTGGACAATCAAAGCAGTTCTCTTAGGATCCAGGGAAGGTATACCTGTGACCCAGTGTCTGATCTTCTGTGCTGCTATCGAGGCCTGCTCTTTG GTGGACCTCTTCCTGAGCACAGCTCTGGCTGTCGACCGCTTTGTAGCTATCAAGTGGCCCCTGCACTATGAATTCTTGATGTGTCCTCAAAGGAAGAGAGCAACCGTTGCAGCCATATGGACACTATCAGCTGTGCTCAGCAGCGTGGCTCTGGGTATCGGCCTCAACTCCGTCCAGGTCAATTTTACCGTTCCCCGCTGtcgtcctctcttcctctcacccTGCCTGTCAGGGACATCAGCTCTGGTACTTTACTGCACAGTGGGAAGCGCTGTGGTGTTGCCTCTCTGCTTTCTGACCATCGTGGGATGCTTCGGTCTGCTTTGCTGGGACATGCGTGCAGGACCACTCTGCACCAAGAGAGCCTGTGTGACCCTGACCCTCCAGGTAGCTCAGACCGTCCTCTTTTCCATTCCGGTGGTCATGGACAGCTACCTGATCCCTGGCTACCTGCACAGTGACACTCTAGATATAGCAACCACCATCATCTACAACCTGGGGGTGTCACTCATCCCCCTTGTTTATGGCTACCGCTCACGGGAGCTCCAGCAAAGGATACGACAGGCTGCACACCTGAACAATGTCAACCACCAAAATgagtcataa